From Sinorhizobium sp. B11:
TGAATTGGCTCCTGCCCTCTGTCGTTCCTTTTGTGTCAACTTCATCTTTTTCTCCGGCTAAAGGAAAGCAGAAGCCGAATTGGCTTCTTGTCGGAGGAAACGATATTATGTCTTCAATATGGATCAATCGCCGGGAATGGACTTACATAAAGGACAAAATGTCCTCTATGATGTAACCATGGATAGTCTCAGCAGCCTTACCGCCTTCGTTCATGCCGCCGAGCGACACAGCTACGTGGCGGCGGCCCGCGTCGCCGGGGTCTCTCCATCGGCCATCGGAAAGGCCATCGCTCGCCTGGAAGCGCGGCTTGGCGTCCGGTTGTTCAACAGGACGACGCGCAATATCAGCCTGACGGAGGAAGGTTCAGCCTTCTACGAACGCTGCAAGCGCATTATCGATGATCTCGAAGATGCGGAGACGAGCATTATCGAAAGCCGGAAACGCCCGAAGGGGCGCCTGCGCGTCAGCGTTCCGCATATCGTCGGTCATCACCTCCTGATGCCGATCCTGCCGGCGTTTGTCGAACGATATCCGGACATTGAGCTGGATATCGACTTTGAGGATCGCGTCGCCGATCTGGTGACAGAAGGACTGGATGTTGTCATTCGCAGCGGAGAACTCGCCGATACCGGTCTGATCGCCCGTCGTCTCGGTGAGCAGCATTTTGTCGTTTGTGGAAGTCCCGGCTACTTCGCTCGCCATACGCTGCCGACAACGCCAGCCGATCTTGCCGGGCATGCCTGCATACATTTCAAATATCCAACCAGCGGTCGCCTGGCGCCCTGGGCTTTTGCTCCTCCGAACGAAAAACTGATCTTGCCGAGGAGCCTGACGTTCAACAATACGGACGCGGGCTTGCAAGCCGCGCTGGATGGTTTGGGCGTTGCCCATTTGCCAGTCTATGTGGCGGCGGCGCATATTCGCGGAGGATTGCTCGTTCCCGCCCTGACCTCATACATGGTCGCGTTTGGTTCACTGTCTCTCGTCTGGCCGTCAAATCGCCAGTTATCACCGAAGGTTCGGGCCTTTGTGGATTTCGTAGCCGAGCATCTCGCCGATCGACCAGATGCTTTCCAGGCCCATGTGGCTCCCTCGCGAAATTCCTGATTTTCGTCGGAAATAAGCAGAACTGAGATCGCTCGTTAAATCTTGCTGCAAATATCAAACGCAAAAGTCCACCTTCGGAGAGGATTCTTTGCGTCGACCGCGCAGATCGGCGGGTATCGATCCGCCGAGGTGCAACGGCATTGCAGTTACTTCATCATTCCTGTCAGTTCGCCACCCACAGGATGCAGGCGACGCCAGCAAAGAAGACGGCCAGAACCAGAGCGAGCCTGACGAATATCCAGAGATCGTCTGCGTGATCGAACGCGACCCCGGTTCTGTTCTGCGTATTCCTGGACGGATGAGACAAGGTCACATCGCGCATGCGCGCCTGCATGTAATAAGCCCACCAGCGACCGTACATAGCTATTTCCTTCCGATCAAAATGCACTTGTCCGAACGGACGATGCAAAGCTATCGGTTCGCGCATATGTTTTCGATTGGAGCAGACGGGCAGCGGCATAAGCGTCGCATAAGGACGCCAAGACGCGTTCGTCCGGCAGAGGCTTTATGCGGCCTTTATGAAACGCCGCCTTTTTCCGCATGGAATTCAAATACGAGGCGATCCAATTTCCTCTCAGAAGGATTGTGGTCATGTCTCTTGAGAAGAATTTCACTGCGTCGCCGGCCGAAGCCTCGATTGCCGACATTGATATCGAAGAAGGCCTGGATTTCTCGGAGGTGCCGCCGTCCGTCCGTTATGTCATCTGCCTCCTCATGACCGTGATGGCGACAGCCATTGCCGCGGGCTTCGACCGCTATGAGGCCATTCCCAACCTGTCGCTCATCTATGTCATTCCCGTCGTCATCGGCAGCGTGTTCTTTGGCTTTGGGCCGGCGCTGTTTTCAGGCGTCCTCGGCGCGCTCGCCTATAACTTCTTCTTCACCGAGCCGCGCTTTTCGCTTGCTGTGGCTGATACCGCCAATATCTGGGCGATCGTCTTGCTCTTCGTCGTCGCCTGCATCATCAGCGCCATCACCGCCTGGGGACGTCACAAGAGCATCGATCTCGAGAGAACACGCCGCATGCAGGCTGCTCTGAAGATCTATGCGGGAAAGATGACGACAAGCCGCTCGCTGGAGGACTCGACGACGCTGACGCTTGCTGCCGTCACGGGCTTTTTCCAGTCGCCGGCCGTCGTCATCTTCCGAGAAGCGGCGGATGGCAAACCGCAGGTGACGGGCGCAGAACAACTGTCGGCCATCGAGATCGAGGCTGCAAGATCCGCGTGGGATTCGCGCCTTGCCGTCACTGGCGGCGTCTACCCCTATGACGAATCCCGCTTCGACTTCTGGCCCGTCGCAAACGCCTGCGGCCAAAGTGCCGTCATCGGCGTCGCCTTCGATCCGGACCGGCGCCCGGCCAATCCCGACGGCATGATGGATATCGTCGCCCTGGTCTTCGGTACCGCGATTGACCGCTACCGGGCTTGAACACCCGGGCCTGCGAGTTTTCACGCTGACGGTGGCAGCGAGCGCGCTTTGGCACTTATGCAAATCTTATCTGCCCTGCCCCGCGGCAATATCGATTTCCTATGGGCTTTTCGGGCAAAATCCCTCGGCAATCCAGTCGAATACCTCGAGGAAGAAACCTATGTTCGGCCGCAACGGCGTAATCTACCTGGCGCGTGAACGCGAAATCATTGCCGGCAGCGCCCGAAACCGAAAGACCTATCGGCACTTTCTGGCGAGCCTTACGACTGCGGTCGTTCTGTTTCTCCTGCTGGCTGGTGCGATCGCCATCAGGCTGATACCGCACGGCACCTCCTTCTAGACCCGACCCTGTTCAGTCTGCCGCTGCAAAAGCGTCATCCGATCGGGCCGGCATATTGTTCCGGCAGCGGGCCATCATGCGCGCGCATGATGGCCGCATGGCATTACCGGCCGAGCCAGCGATATTCCTGGATAGAGGCCTTGCCGGTCTTCTTGTCGTAGAGGCAGATCAGGTTGACGTTCTTGACCTTGCTCTTGCCCTTGCCCATCGAGCCGCGCAGCAGCACGGCAACCTTGCCCGTCGCGTCGTCGAAGACGATGGGAGCGGTCGCCTCTGGCGTATCCATGCCCGACTGGCCGATGCAGGTGCCGTTCACCTTGGCAAAAAGCGCATTCCACGCGGCATCACTGGAGGCAGCGGCAAACTGGGCCGATACCAGCATCGCGGTTGCCGCAATCGTCATTATCTTGATCATTTTCAAACCCTTGTTGAACGGTAGAATCGCCCATCGCGTGGGACCTGCTTAGTGATAGGCGAGCGGGGCCAAAACAAGGCGGTGGGCATCATACGGTACGACGTCCGGCGATCAGCCTGACGCTACCTCCGCCCGTAACCAGTCGACCGCCGCGCGAACGCCGGCACCGGGCGGCTGATCACTGCTCGTGACCATATGGTAGGTATGGCCGGCAACGGCAGGGCCGAACGGCTGGACCAGATGACCGGCCGCCAGCTCCTCCCGCACAAGCGCAAGGCTCAGCAACGCTATACCCTGGCCGGCGACGGCGGCCTGAATGGCATGGCTTTCATCCGAAAAATGCAACTGTCCACGGGGCGAAGATGGGACAAGACCGGCTGCCGAGTACCAGCGCTCCCAGGTCGGATTGAGCGGGTGTTGTCGCCGCCACTGAAAATGGATGAGCGGAACCTTATCCAGGTCGCCGATCCCCAGCGGACCGAGCCGGGGATTGACGACGGGGGCGAAGTCATCGGCAAACATTACCTCGGCACTCAGGCCGGGATAGGGCCCTCTCCCGTAGCGGATCGCGATATCGACACCGGTCTCGGTGAGACTGACCGCATCGTCGGAAGCGTGAAGCTGAAGGTCGATATCCGGATACAGGGCGTGAAAACGCGCCACGCGCGGAACGAGCCATTTGGACGTGAACGCGCTGGTGGCCGAAATCGTCACCCCGGCGCGTCTGCGGACCTGAACAAGACGGTCGAGCACGGCCTCGACGGCATCGAATCCGTCCCGCAGGACGGGATAGAGCTGCACACCCGCCTCCGTCAGCACCACCTTGCGGACCTGCCGGTTGAACAGAACAAGGCCGGTGTGATCTTCCAGGGACCGGATCTGGTGGCTGATGGCCGTCGGCGTCACGCCGAGTTCCTCCGCCGCCCGCTTGAAACTCAGCAAGCGGGCGGCTGCCTCAAACGCACGCAGCGACGACAGGGGTGGAAGTTTGCGCACGACCATGACGGATGAATTCAATTCACCTGACAGCTGATGATTTGGAATTTGTCGAACACAGGATTTCCAGATCACTATCCCGACAACGCCGAAGTCATCAAGATGATCTCATCTTGATCATCGCCGCGCAAGGAGCAATCAATGTTTGAACGTATCGTCACCCAACCGGACAATTATGAACCTTTCCTACTGTCGCAGGGCATCAGGTTCGGCAATCTCCTGTTCATCTCCGGCCAAGCCGGCGCCGATGACGAAGGCCGGATCGTCGACGGCGGTTTTCGCGCACAGGGCGAGCAGGCCTTCGCCAATCTGCGCCGCGCGCTCGAAGCCGGCGGCTCGAGCCTGAAGGACGTTGTCAAGGTGACGATCTTCGTCACGGATATGGGCCATTTCCCCGATGTGGTGGAACTGCGCCGCAAATATTTCTCCGAGCCCTACCCCGCCGACACGATCGCCGAAATCACGGCGCTCTA
This genomic window contains:
- a CDS encoding RidA family protein, whose amino-acid sequence is MFERIVTQPDNYEPFLLSQGIRFGNLLFISGQAGADDEGRIVDGGFRAQGEQAFANLRRALEAGGSSLKDVVKVTIFVTDMGHFPDVVELRRKYFSEPYPADTIAEITALYDPKAMIEIEAIAATGRPSR
- a CDS encoding LysR family transcriptional regulator, whose amino-acid sequence is MDSLSSLTAFVHAAERHSYVAAARVAGVSPSAIGKAIARLEARLGVRLFNRTTRNISLTEEGSAFYERCKRIIDDLEDAETSIIESRKRPKGRLRVSVPHIVGHHLLMPILPAFVERYPDIELDIDFEDRVADLVTEGLDVVIRSGELADTGLIARRLGEQHFVVCGSPGYFARHTLPTTPADLAGHACIHFKYPTSGRLAPWAFAPPNEKLILPRSLTFNNTDAGLQAALDGLGVAHLPVYVAAAHIRGGLLVPALTSYMVAFGSLSLVWPSNRQLSPKVRAFVDFVAEHLADRPDAFQAHVAPSRNS
- a CDS encoding DUF4118 domain-containing protein; the encoded protein is MSLEKNFTASPAEASIADIDIEEGLDFSEVPPSVRYVICLLMTVMATAIAAGFDRYEAIPNLSLIYVIPVVIGSVFFGFGPALFSGVLGALAYNFFFTEPRFSLAVADTANIWAIVLLFVVACIISAITAWGRHKSIDLERTRRMQAALKIYAGKMTTSRSLEDSTTLTLAAVTGFFQSPAVVIFREAADGKPQVTGAEQLSAIEIEAARSAWDSRLAVTGGVYPYDESRFDFWPVANACGQSAVIGVAFDPDRRPANPDGMMDIVALVFGTAIDRYRA
- a CDS encoding LysR substrate-binding domain-containing protein — protein: MVVRKLPPLSSLRAFEAAARLLSFKRAAEELGVTPTAISHQIRSLEDHTGLVLFNRQVRKVVLTEAGVQLYPVLRDGFDAVEAVLDRLVQVRRRAGVTISATSAFTSKWLVPRVARFHALYPDIDLQLHASDDAVSLTETGVDIAIRYGRGPYPGLSAEVMFADDFAPVVNPRLGPLGIGDLDKVPLIHFQWRRQHPLNPTWERWYSAAGLVPSSPRGQLHFSDESHAIQAAVAGQGIALLSLALVREELAAGHLVQPFGPAVAGHTYHMVTSSDQPPGAGVRAAVDWLRAEVASG